In one Grus americana isolate bGruAme1 chromosome 1, bGruAme1.mat, whole genome shotgun sequence genomic region, the following are encoded:
- the SKA3 gene encoding spindle and kinetochore-associated protein 3 isoform X3, with protein MDVSRDFFGKLRALALTLEKEARQLERALRREDTDYEDESPIRVLQDLHCEIRTLKEDVNTSLGKSCLEKQAIHDFMKASEILMQRNAADLGKIRELFQKYGYKPRVKDATEEEEVVNSDSTVSVQNKSDEEKSDDVPHLPACTEKPLVPKDPLRNPQLSDFGLSQYAFSRPWSAAKGQMTHACQENSKNRTPLKPETPCILPKTPKCMLKMDDYECVTPKLEHFGISEHTMCMNEDYTMSLIHKTAQTSKKLVKKDDHEVNVPEMTSRKIMVTPRPKVTAENTADWMVSPMILVFCTPDVKTPSRANNTVLSRSPETNELPLPSHTETPQFPNFEARWLKAEPKVKPGGKIESVTKKDTTDKQYTEDSVPFAVRSDEYLKHFGDPSPPKINHYDQLLNTPPPPEITRIPDDVLQILSKYNNKVDSSKAKETETKAGNTTRYESDFTDYCNKENRGYAGFFKPNI; from the exons ACTATGAAGATGAATCTCCAATAAGAGTTTTACAAGACCTCCATTGTGAAATCAGGACTCTAAAG GAAGATGTTAATACCAGTCTTGGTAAAAGTTGCTTGGAAAAACAAGCAATTCATGACTTTATGAAGGCAAGTGAAATACTGAtgcaaagaaatgcagcagaTCTTGGAAAAATAAGAGAGCTGTTCCAGAAATATGGCTACAAACCACGTGTCAAAGACGCTACAG aagaggaagaagtagTTAACAGTGACTCAACAGTATCTGTCCAGAATAAAtctgatgaagaaaaatcagatgatGTACCTCATCTTCCTGCTTGTACTGAGAAGCCACTGGTGCCCAAAGACCCACTGCGTAACCCCCAGCTTTCAGATTTTGGTCTTTCACAATATGCTTTCTCCAGGCCTTGGAGCGCAGCGAAAGGACAAATGACACATGCATGCCAAGAAAATTCAAAGAACAGGACTCCACTAAAACCAGAGACCCCCTGTATTTTGcccaaaacaccaaaatgcATGCTAAAGATGGATGATTATGAGTGTGTAACACCAAAACTTGAACACTTTGGTATTAGTGAACATACCATGTGTATGAATGAAGATTATACGATGTCACTTATTCATAAAACTGCTCAGACAAGCAAGAA GTTGGTTAAAAAAGATGATCATGAAGTGAATGTACCAGAAATGACATCCAGGAAAATCATGGTTACTCCTAGGCCAAAAGTGACAGCTGAAAACA CAGCTGATTGGATGGTTTCTCCTATGATACTTGTGTTCTGTACTCCTGATGTGAAAACCCCTTCCAGAGCAAATAATACAGTATTGTCAAGGTCACCAGAGACAAATGAACTACCTCTTCCCAGTCATACAGAAACACCACAGTTCCCAAATTTTGAAGCAAGATGGCTAAAAGCAGAACCTAAG GTAAAGCCGGGGGGGAAGATTGAGTCGGTGACAAAGAAAGACACAACAGATAAACAATACACAGAAGATAGTGTTCCTTTTGCTGTGCGCTCTGATGAGTATCTTAAACATTTTGGAGacccttctcctcccaaaaTAAACCACTATGACCAGTTACTCAATACTCCTCCACCTCCAGAAATAACAAGGATACCAGATGATGTTCTACAG ATTCTGTCCAAGTATAATAACAAAGTAGACTCTTCTAAAGCCAAGGAAACGGAGACCAAGGCAGGAAATACTACAAGATATGAAAGTGATTTCACTGATTActgcaacaaagaaaacag AGGATATGCTGGATTTTTCAAGCCAAACATCTGA
- the SKA3 gene encoding spindle and kinetochore-associated protein 3 isoform X1, which translates to MDVSRDFFGKLRALALTLEKEARQLERALRREDTDYEDESPIRVLQDLHCEIRTLKEDVNTSLGKSCLEKQAIHDFMKASEILMQRNAADLGKIRELFQKYGYKPRVKDATEEEEVVNSDSTVSVQNKSDEEKSDDVPHLPACTEKPLVPKDPLRNPQLSDFGLSQYAFSRPWSAAKGQMTHACQENSKNRTPLKPETPCILPKTPKCMLKMDDYECVTPKLEHFGISEHTMCMNEDYTMSLIHKTAQTSKKLVKKDDHEVNVPEMTSRKIMVTPRPKVTAENTADWMVSPMILVFCTPDVKTPSRANNTVLSRSPETNELPLPSHTETPQFPNFEARWLKAEPKQVKPGGKIESVTKKDTTDKQYTEDSVPFAVRSDEYLKHFGDPSPPKINHYDQLLNTPPPPEITRIPDDVLQILSKYNNKVDSSKAKETETKAGNTTRYESDFTDYCNKENRGYAGFFKPNI; encoded by the exons ACTATGAAGATGAATCTCCAATAAGAGTTTTACAAGACCTCCATTGTGAAATCAGGACTCTAAAG GAAGATGTTAATACCAGTCTTGGTAAAAGTTGCTTGGAAAAACAAGCAATTCATGACTTTATGAAGGCAAGTGAAATACTGAtgcaaagaaatgcagcagaTCTTGGAAAAATAAGAGAGCTGTTCCAGAAATATGGCTACAAACCACGTGTCAAAGACGCTACAG aagaggaagaagtagTTAACAGTGACTCAACAGTATCTGTCCAGAATAAAtctgatgaagaaaaatcagatgatGTACCTCATCTTCCTGCTTGTACTGAGAAGCCACTGGTGCCCAAAGACCCACTGCGTAACCCCCAGCTTTCAGATTTTGGTCTTTCACAATATGCTTTCTCCAGGCCTTGGAGCGCAGCGAAAGGACAAATGACACATGCATGCCAAGAAAATTCAAAGAACAGGACTCCACTAAAACCAGAGACCCCCTGTATTTTGcccaaaacaccaaaatgcATGCTAAAGATGGATGATTATGAGTGTGTAACACCAAAACTTGAACACTTTGGTATTAGTGAACATACCATGTGTATGAATGAAGATTATACGATGTCACTTATTCATAAAACTGCTCAGACAAGCAAGAA GTTGGTTAAAAAAGATGATCATGAAGTGAATGTACCAGAAATGACATCCAGGAAAATCATGGTTACTCCTAGGCCAAAAGTGACAGCTGAAAACA CAGCTGATTGGATGGTTTCTCCTATGATACTTGTGTTCTGTACTCCTGATGTGAAAACCCCTTCCAGAGCAAATAATACAGTATTGTCAAGGTCACCAGAGACAAATGAACTACCTCTTCCCAGTCATACAGAAACACCACAGTTCCCAAATTTTGAAGCAAGATGGCTAAAAGCAGAACCTAAG CAGGTAAAGCCGGGGGGGAAGATTGAGTCGGTGACAAAGAAAGACACAACAGATAAACAATACACAGAAGATAGTGTTCCTTTTGCTGTGCGCTCTGATGAGTATCTTAAACATTTTGGAGacccttctcctcccaaaaTAAACCACTATGACCAGTTACTCAATACTCCTCCACCTCCAGAAATAACAAGGATACCAGATGATGTTCTACAG ATTCTGTCCAAGTATAATAACAAAGTAGACTCTTCTAAAGCCAAGGAAACGGAGACCAAGGCAGGAAATACTACAAGATATGAAAGTGATTTCACTGATTActgcaacaaagaaaacag AGGATATGCTGGATTTTTCAAGCCAAACATCTGA
- the SKA3 gene encoding spindle and kinetochore-associated protein 3 isoform X2 — protein sequence MDVSRDFFGKLRALALTLEKEARQLERALRREDTDYEDESPIRVLQDLHCEIRTLKEDVNTSLGKSCLEKQAIHDFMKASEILMQRNAADLGKIRELFQKYGYKPRVKDATEEEEVVNSDSTVSVQNKSDEEKSDDVPHLPACTEKPLVPKDPLRNPQLSDFGLSQYAFSRPWSAAKGQMTHACQENSKNRTPLKPETPCILPKTPKCMLKMDDYECVTPKLEHFGISEHTMCMNEDYTMSLIHKTAQTSKKLVKKDDHEVNVPEMTSRKIMVTPRPKVTAENTDWMVSPMILVFCTPDVKTPSRANNTVLSRSPETNELPLPSHTETPQFPNFEARWLKAEPKQVKPGGKIESVTKKDTTDKQYTEDSVPFAVRSDEYLKHFGDPSPPKINHYDQLLNTPPPPEITRIPDDVLQILSKYNNKVDSSKAKETETKAGNTTRYESDFTDYCNKENRGYAGFFKPNI from the exons ACTATGAAGATGAATCTCCAATAAGAGTTTTACAAGACCTCCATTGTGAAATCAGGACTCTAAAG GAAGATGTTAATACCAGTCTTGGTAAAAGTTGCTTGGAAAAACAAGCAATTCATGACTTTATGAAGGCAAGTGAAATACTGAtgcaaagaaatgcagcagaTCTTGGAAAAATAAGAGAGCTGTTCCAGAAATATGGCTACAAACCACGTGTCAAAGACGCTACAG aagaggaagaagtagTTAACAGTGACTCAACAGTATCTGTCCAGAATAAAtctgatgaagaaaaatcagatgatGTACCTCATCTTCCTGCTTGTACTGAGAAGCCACTGGTGCCCAAAGACCCACTGCGTAACCCCCAGCTTTCAGATTTTGGTCTTTCACAATATGCTTTCTCCAGGCCTTGGAGCGCAGCGAAAGGACAAATGACACATGCATGCCAAGAAAATTCAAAGAACAGGACTCCACTAAAACCAGAGACCCCCTGTATTTTGcccaaaacaccaaaatgcATGCTAAAGATGGATGATTATGAGTGTGTAACACCAAAACTTGAACACTTTGGTATTAGTGAACATACCATGTGTATGAATGAAGATTATACGATGTCACTTATTCATAAAACTGCTCAGACAAGCAAGAA GTTGGTTAAAAAAGATGATCATGAAGTGAATGTACCAGAAATGACATCCAGGAAAATCATGGTTACTCCTAGGCCAAAAGTGACAGCTGAAAACA CTGATTGGATGGTTTCTCCTATGATACTTGTGTTCTGTACTCCTGATGTGAAAACCCCTTCCAGAGCAAATAATACAGTATTGTCAAGGTCACCAGAGACAAATGAACTACCTCTTCCCAGTCATACAGAAACACCACAGTTCCCAAATTTTGAAGCAAGATGGCTAAAAGCAGAACCTAAG CAGGTAAAGCCGGGGGGGAAGATTGAGTCGGTGACAAAGAAAGACACAACAGATAAACAATACACAGAAGATAGTGTTCCTTTTGCTGTGCGCTCTGATGAGTATCTTAAACATTTTGGAGacccttctcctcccaaaaTAAACCACTATGACCAGTTACTCAATACTCCTCCACCTCCAGAAATAACAAGGATACCAGATGATGTTCTACAG ATTCTGTCCAAGTATAATAACAAAGTAGACTCTTCTAAAGCCAAGGAAACGGAGACCAAGGCAGGAAATACTACAAGATATGAAAGTGATTTCACTGATTActgcaacaaagaaaacag AGGATATGCTGGATTTTTCAAGCCAAACATCTGA